One Euphorbia lathyris chromosome 1, ddEupLath1.1, whole genome shotgun sequence DNA segment encodes these proteins:
- the LOC136225312 gene encoding probable prolyl 4-hydroxylase 12 yields MSSSAYFLLLLALAASNCFTGRGRKELRDKEVNQDIVIQLKSSIQTNRLSLLPVVQLSWRPRVFLYKGFLTDEECDHIISLAQAPKERVLGKGDDLGKFPENELLTSSESLLNMDNHILARIEERISAWTFIPKENGKPLQVMHYGVEEANQHLHYFGNRTLISNAPLMATLVLYLSNVNEGGEILFPDSEEFGSDCGKGSNILKPTKGNAILFFNARPNASPDKSSSHARCPVRKGEMWSATKYFLLLSNDEGNSLSESDSSDCTDEDDNCPSWAANGECQRNPVFMTGSPDYYGTCRKSCKAC; encoded by the exons ATGTCTTCTTCTGcttactttcttcttcttctggctCTTGCAGCTTCCAACTGTTTTACAGGGAG AGGCCGGAAAGAATTGAGGGATAAGGAGGTCAACCAAGACATTGTCATACAATTGAAAAGCTCAATCCAGACCAACAGACTCAGCTTGCTACCAGTTGTCCAACTCTCTTGGCGACCAAG GGTTTTCTTGTATAAAGGCTTTTTGACGGATGAGGAATGCGATCATATTATTTCTTTG GCACAAGCTCCAAAAGAGAGAGTTCTAGGGAAAGGTGATGATTTAGGGAAATTTCCAGAGAATGAGTTGCTTACAAGTTCAGAGTCACTTTTAAACATGGAT AACCATATACTTGCAAGAATTGAGGAAAGAATTTCAGCCTGGACCTTCATTCCAAAAG AGAACGGCAAGCCTCTGCAAGTCATGCATTATGGGGTTGAAGAGGCAAACCAGCATCTCCATTATTTTGGTAACAGAACACTGATTTCAAATGCACCTTTGATGGCAACTCTTGTTTTATACCTCTCGAATGTCAATGAGGGTGGCGAAATTCTTTTCCCCGACTCAGAG GAGTTTGGGTCAGATTGTGGCAAAGGTAGCAACATTCTGAAACCCACGAAAGGGAATGCAATTCTGTTTTTCAATGCGCGTCCAAATGCTTCTCCAGACAAGAGTAGCAGCCATGCCCGATGCCCTGTCCGCAAGGGGGAAATGTGGAGTGCCACCAAATACTTCCTCTTACTATCCAATGATGAGGGAAATTCCTTGTCCGAATCAGATAGCAGCGACTGTACAGATGAAGATGACAATTGCCCCAGTTGGGCTGCTAATGGTGAATGCCAAAGGAACCCTGTGTTCATGACGGGTTCTCCTGATTATTATGGCACATGTAGAAAGAGCTGCAAAGCTTGTTGA
- the LOC136225328 gene encoding uncharacterized protein, which translates to MSIVCGLPLLECVYCIACTRWAWKRCLHSAGHDSETWGLATAEEFEPVPRLCRYILAVYEDDLRHPIWEPPGGYGINPDCVILKKTYADTHGRAPPYILYLDHDHFDIVLAIRGLNLAKESDYALLLDNKLGKKKIDGGYVHNGLLKAAGCVLDAESEILKELVKKYPNYTLTFAGHSLGSGVAAMLTLVVVLSRDKLGDIERKRVRCYAIAPARCMSLNLAVRYADVINSVVLQDDFLPRTATPLEDIFKSLFCLPCILCLRCMRDTCIPEEKMLKDPRRLYAPGRLYHIVERKPCRMGRFPPVVRTAVPVDGRFEHIVLSCNATSDHAILWIEKEATRALDIMLENQHIMEIPAKQRMERQQTLEREHTEEYKAALQRAVTLSVPHAFSPSEYGTFNEQEQEDSNRSSGESSFGSSRKSTSKENWDELIERLFEKDKSGQMVLKKSHRDD; encoded by the exons ATGTCAATAGTTTGTGGCTTGCCTCTTCTTGAGTGTGTCTATTGTATTGCCTGTACCCGCTGGGCATGGAAAAGATGTCTCCATTCTGCAGGTCACGACAGTGAGACATGGGGCCTTGCAACTGCTGAGGAATTTGAGCCTGTACCTCGCCTGTGCCGCTATATCCTAGCTGTTTATGAAGATGACCTCCGGCATCCTATATGGGAGCCCCCTGGAGGATATGGGATAAATCCAGATTgtgtaattttaaaaaaaacttatgcAGATACTCATGGAAGGGCCCCTCCATATATACTGTATCTTGATCATGATCATTTTGATATAGTTCTTGCCATTAGGGGTCTTAATTTGGCAAAGGAGAGTGACTATGCACTCCTTTTGGATAATAAGCTGGGAAAAAAGAAAATTGATGGCGGGTATGTACACAATGGGCTATTGAAGGCTGCTGGGTGTGTTTTAGATGCTGAATCTGAGATTTTGAAAGAGTTGGTGAAGAAATATCCAAATTATACTTTGACTTTTGCGGGACATTCCCTTGGTTCTGGCGTGGCAGCAATGCTAACGTTGGTGGTAGTGCTAAGTCGGGATAAACTGGGAGATATTGAGAGGAAGAGGGTCAGGTGCTATGCTATTGCACCAGCAAGATGTATGTCCCTTAATTTGGCAGTCAGATATGCAGACGTTATTAATTCTGTTGTACTACAG GATGATTTTCTACCACGGACAGCCACTCCCTTGGAAGACATTTTCAAGTCGCTTTTCTG TTTGCCATGCATACTATGTCTAAGGTGCATGAGGGATACATGTATACCTGAGGAGAAGATGCTAAAGGATCCGAGGAGGCTGTATGCTCCTGGCCGCCTCTATCACATTGTAGAGAGAAAGCCTTGCAG AATGGGAAGATTCCCTCCGGTTGTGAGGACAGCAGTACCTGTAGATGGGAGGTTTGAGCACATAGTTCTATCTTGTAATGCCACTTCTGACCATGCCATCCTTTGGATAGAGAAAGAAGCCACAAGGGCCCTGGAT ATAATGCTAGAGAACCAGCATATCATGGAGATTCCGGCAAAGCAAAGGATGGAGAGGCAGCAGACATTGGAAAGAGAACACACGGAAGAGTACAAGGCAGCTCTGCAGAGGGCGGTTACATTGTCTGTGCCACATGCATTTTCACCTTCTGAGTATGGAACTTTTAATGAGCAGGAGCAAGAAGATTCAAACAGATCGAGTGGGGAGTCTTCTTTTGGTTCTTCTAGGAAAAGCACGTCGAAAGAGAACTGGGATGAACTGATCGAGCGCCTTTTCGAAAAGGACAAGTCTGGTCAGATGGTGCTTAAGAAATCTCATAGGGATGATTGA